Proteins from a genomic interval of Poecile atricapillus isolate bPoeAtr1 chromosome 1, bPoeAtr1.hap1, whole genome shotgun sequence:
- the RAB9A gene encoding ras-related protein Rab-9A isoform X1 — translation MAAKSSLLKVILLGDGGVGKSSLMNRYVTNKFDAQLFHTIGVEFLNKELEVDGHFVTMQIWDTAGQERFRSLRTPFYRGSDCCLLTFSVDDSQSFQNLSNWKKEFIYYADVKEPESFPFVILGNKVDIDERQVSTEEAQDWCRNNGNHPYFETSAKDATNVAAAFEEAVRRVLASEDRSDHFIQTDTVNLHRKPKPSSSCC, via the coding sequence ATGGCAGCAAAATCATCACTCCTTAAAGTAATACTGCTCGGAGATGGTGGAGTTGGGAAGAGTTCCCTTATGAACAGATACGTCACCAACAAGTTTGATGCACAGCTGTTTCATACAATAGGTGTGGAATTCTTAAATAAAGAGTTGGAAGTCGATGGACATTTTGTTACAATGCAGATATGGGACACAGCAGGTCAGGAACGGTTTAGGAGCTTGCGGACTCCTTTCTATAGAGGTTCTGACTGTTGCCTGCTAACCTTCAGCGTGGATGACTCTCAGAGCTTCCAAAACTTAAGCAACTGGAAGAAAGAATTCATTTATTATGCAGATGTCAAGGAGCCTGAAAGTTTTCCATTTGTGATACTGGGTAACAAAGTTGATATCGATGAAAGGCAAGTATCTACAGAAGAAGCCCAAGACTGGTGCAGGAATAATGGCAACCATCCCTATTTTGAAACCAGTGCAAAAGATGCCACTAACGTTGCAGCAGCCTTTGAAGAAGCTGTTAGAAGAGTTCTAGCCTCTGAAGATAGATCAGATCACTTTATTCAAACAGATACAGTAAACCTTCATAGGAAACCGAAACCCAGTTCATCTTGTTGTtga